AGCGCACCGTATCCTCGGCGTCGACAAAGGTGATATCGAAGGGCAGGGTGCTCATCACCGCGGTGAGTTCCTCCAGCGAAAAACTTCCAGTGGGCAGCTGGATCCGTCCGGTGAGGGCGGTGCCCAAGGCCGTCGCGGCCCTCTCCGCCGTTCCTTCGGCCGCAAGGGACTCCGGGGCCGGCGTCCAGACGGCTGACGGGGCGAAGAGAGAGTAGCCGATCTCGGCCGAGCCTGCCTGGATCCGTGCCCACTCGCCCTCGGTGAAGCTGTCGAGGCACATCGGAAAGAGGATCTGCTCCTCCTTGTAGATCATCTCCGCGACCGCATCCGCCGCCGGCCGGAGCAGTAGATCGATGGAGTCGGCCAGGGCCTCCTGGTCCGTCCGCGTGAGGGCCTGCAGGGCCTCGCGGGCGGCCTTGAGCTTAGCGCGCGCCTCGTCATGCTTGCCCCACATCACCGTCGGCGGACCGGTGATCCCCTTCTGTTCGAGGATGGGAAAGAGGAGATACTCCTTGCGGCGGTAATGTTTGTCCACCTCGGCCAGGGCGTTGAAATGATCGGCTATCTCGTAGATGAGGTCGGTGGAGTAGCCCTCCGCTGCGCGGGCGAAGAGCGCCTCCAGGGCCGCCATTTCCAGCTGGAGGGCGCGATTCTCCTGGATGAAGGTGTGCACCGGATGGCCCTCCGGCGCGGTCCGGGCGCCGCTGTCGTCGATCTGGCCCTTGAGCACCGCTCCGTGGATATCACAGAGCTTGAGGACCTCCTCGGTCGGCAGCCCCTCGGCGATCAGCTCCTGCTCGACCGCGACCACATCTTCATAGGGCACCTGGCCCATCAGGTCGGCGAGCTGCTGGCGCACGGCCTCGGGCGCCGCCCCCTTGTGCAGTTGCAGGATCATATGTTTGAGCAGTTGCTTGCGCTGCCGGTCGTTGGCGATCAATTCATTCATGAGGTACTCCTTTTAGTGGTTCGTTCGGATGATGGATGAGGGATTCCGGCTGTCCGGGCGCTGCCGGCGCGGGCCCGGGTACTGACGGCGGCGTCTGGCCGCGGAAATGGTTGTATACTGGACGGTTGATGTTGCGGATATGCTGACGATACTCCTCGGTCGAGATCGAGCTGTGCCAGCGGCCGGCAAGACGGGCGGCGCCAATGCCGGCCGCGAAGAGCAGGAGCAGAACGAGGGGATACCAGCGACGCGGCAAAATCCCCCCCCGTTCCGTAACCGACAGTTGCAGGGTCTCCCTGACAGGGCAGGCGTCGACACATTGCAGGCAGCCGTTGCATTCGTCGGACCAGACCGTGCGGGCCTTGTCGACCTTGATGTCGGCCGGGCAAACCCGGGTGCATTTGCCGCAATCGATGCAGCTTTCGGCCTTGCGATGGATCTTGAGCGGGCTCAACCCGCTCAGCAGTCCCAGCAGGGCGCCATAAGGGCAGAGGTAGCGGCACCAGAAGTGACGCACCAGGATGGAGAGCAGCACCAGCGCGGCGAGCACCTTGAGGGTGACGGCCGAGGCGTGCGCGAAAAAAAGATACATCTTGATATCCGCGGCGCGGTTGTAGGGGGTGTCGAGAAAAGCCGCCAGGGCGTTCGTGTCCATACCCCAAAAGATAGCATAGGCGAAAAAGCCGAGGAGGAGGTACTTCACCCCGCGCAAAGGATAGTCGAGCCATCGCGGCAGCCGGCGGGGACGGCCGAAGATCCAGAGATGGATCCTGCCCAGATACTCCGAAAGCAGGCCGAAGGGGCAGACCCAGCCGCAAAAGCCCTTCTTTAGGACCACCGCCGTGGCGGCAATGATCAGCAGCAGCACCAGACTGGCGGGGTGGATGGTCGTAAAGTGGCCGGTCAGCAACCAATACTTGAGGCTGATCAGGGCGCTGATCGGGAGAAAGGCCTCAACGCCGGGAGGACGGGTGACGGTGATTGGCCCGGTGCCGCCGGCCTGGTGGACGAAGCGGACGAACTGCACGCCAATCCAGAGGATGAGCAAGAGAAAGCCCCACTGAACGATGCGGCGGATGCGCTGAGGTGACAACGGCCTGCTTTTCATATTATGATTTCACGGCTTCAGTCGAGTGCAAATCAGTCAGGCGGAATCCGTCCTGACAGACCCGCTCGGCCAGGTCGGCGAGGGTTGTGGCGCTGAAAAGCTGCTCCAGATTAGAGCGCAGCCCGCTCCATTGATCGTGTATGGGGCAGGGATGATCGTCGTCGCAGTGATCCAGACCGATCATGCAGCCGTTGAAGATTCGGTTGCCGTCGATCGCCAGAACGATCTCTTTCAAAGAGATCGCAGCGGCCGGCCGCGCCAGGGTTACGCCGCCGTTGGGCCCCTTGAACGAAGCCATGATGCGCGCTTGCGTCAGCAACTGGAGAATCTTGGTGAGAAAATGGAAGGAGATCTCCAGCGCGGATGCAATCTCGCGGATGGGCACAAAGGCACGATCGGCTTGCAGCGCTATATACAACGAGGCGCGGATGGCATGGTCGCAGCTCCTGGAGAGGATCATAGTTGGTCCGCCTTATTATAAGATAAAAGAGTATTATGTCTTAAATATAACACAAGTATTGAAAGGATGCAAGCATTTTTTGGCCCGGCCGGATCCGATCGGGCTGAGAGGGGACGGCCGCGGAAGGCGGCCGGGTAGGCGTGGGTGCGCGCGAAAGGGTGCGGGCGTGGGAGACTGCCCGGCGGGCTGCCGCTCACGCCGACGCGAAATCGATCACCGACTGACGGTAGGCGGCCGGATTGCCGATGTCATACCGCCGTCCTCTGACCAAACAGCCGACAAAACCCTCCTCCTGGCGCAGCCGGTCCAGGCACGAGGTGAGCTGGAACTCACCCCGCTCGCGCAGGTTCAGCCGGATGTTTTCCTCGAGATAGGCAAAGATTTTGGGGTCGAGAACGTACTGGCCAAAGACCGTCAGGAATTCATCCTCGCCCATGCCTTCCATATGGAGATGCTGGCGGGCATACTCGGGCGTAGGCTTTTCGTAAAACTCGGTGATGGAGAGCGAGACGTGTGCTTCCTTCCATACCCCGGTCATGCAGCCGAAATGACCCACCTCGGCGCCGGGATTGATCTTGGCACCGACGACGCTGACGCCGACTCGTTCGTAGAGATCGAGCAGCTGGCGGGAGCACGATTTTTCGACCTCCGAGGCATAGAGGTGATCTCCGAGCAGCAGTAAAAAGGGCTCGTCGCCCACCCAGTCATGGGCGCAGTAGACGGCATGACCAAAACCCTCCTGCACATCCTGGGTGAGAAAGGTGATGCGGTTGCCGATCTCCATCAGGTAGCGGCTGTACTCCTGATCCTCGTGAGAGAGCTTGTTAAAGTTCTCGATCGGCGGCGGCGTGCAAAAGATCTCCTCGAAGAGCTCGCGGTCCTGGCTCTGAACGATAATGCCGACCTGCTCGACACCGGCGGCGAGGGCCTCCTCGACGATTGCCAGAATCACCGGCTTGGCGCGCCCCTGGCGGTCAATAATCGGGAAAAGCTCCTTCTTGACCGCCTTGGTGGCCGGGAAGAGCCGGGTCCCGAAACCGGCGGCGGGGATGACTGCCTTGCGCACGCGCCGGCCCGCCTTGAGCACGAGCTTGAGGCAGGACATCCCCATCTCCTTCTCGATCAATTCGATGGCGCGCGCCTGGCTCTTTTCGTCACGGCAGATGAATTGGGCCGAGCCGTCGCCCTGCGAGCCGACGCCTTTGCCGCCATAGATGTAGGGCTGCAGCTTGTCCCAGCTCAGGAGCTGGTGCAGCACCGGCGCGGTAAGCTGCGAGGGGCAAGCGGGCTGGAGATGGCGGTCGAATTCGGCCTGGGCCTCGGTCATGCAGGCGCCGATGCGGGCCGCATCGCCGGAGGTGAGGGCCTCTCCAGCCGCGGCGACGATGCGCTCGTTGATCGGCCCGAGATAGGCTTGAACCTGGCGCTGCTCCTCGTTCTCCGCGAAGGGGTAACAGTGGTTGAGCTGGTTGAGGATCTCGCGCGTGTCCTTGCTGGCATGGAGATCAACGATGATGAAGTGAAGATCGTTCGGCACCGAGATCTCCTCGACATCCATGCGGTCGCCGTCAAAGGTCATCAGGATAGGGCGGTTGCCATAGGCGCAGCCCTGGTCCAGGCGTCCGCAGCGGGAGGGGGTGGTGATTTCGCCGAAGTAGGCCAGTTCCATCTCGCCCCGGATGGTCAACTTGAGGTCATAGACGCGGTTGAAGGCGCGGGCCACCAGAACGCAGACAGCGGCGCTGGAGGAGAGCCCTTTCTTGACCGGCAGATCGGTGAGAAAATTGTCGATTTCGAGCCCGCGCACCCGATGCTTGGTCATGATCTGATAGGCGACTCCAGCGGCGTAGCTGAAAAAGCCGCCCTTCTCGGCCTCGGCCAGAAGGGCGTCGCGTTCCATGGCGACCTCATAAGGGCCCTGCCGGGTGCCGTCGCCGAGGGTGGCGCGAAAGATGAATTTGCTCGGATGGGGTTTGACGTTGGCATGAAGGCCCTGATTTGTGCCGGCGATGATGGCATAGCCCTTGGTAATGGCGGCGTTGATCCGGCGATACCCGCCCGCCCAGTCACTGTGTTCGCCGAACAAACAGATGCGCCCCGGCACAAAAAGCTTCATTGTTGTATCTCCAATAGGTTAAGAGAGCAGAGTGCTTCTAAGGCTGTACAAGCAAACCTTTTCTCAC
This window of the bacterium genome carries:
- a CDS encoding Rrf2 family transcriptional regulator, translating into MILSRSCDHAIRASLYIALQADRAFVPIREIASALEISFHFLTKILQLLTQARIMASFKGPNGGVTLARPAAAISLKEIVLAIDGNRIFNGCMIGLDHCDDDHPCPIHDQWSGLRSNLEQLFSATTLADLAERVCQDGFRLTDLHSTEAVKS
- a CDS encoding UTP--glucose-1-phosphate uridylyltransferase, whose amino-acid sequence is MSCLKLVLKAGRRVRKAVIPAAGFGTRLFPATKAVKKELFPIIDRQGRAKPVILAIVEEALAAGVEQVGIIVQSQDRELFEEIFCTPPPIENFNKLSHEDQEYSRYLMEIGNRITFLTQDVQEGFGHAVYCAHDWVGDEPFLLLLGDHLYASEVEKSCSRQLLDLYERVGVSVVGAKINPGAEVGHFGCMTGVWKEAHVSLSITEFYEKPTPEYARQHLHMEGMGEDEFLTVFGQYVLDPKIFAYLEENIRLNLRERGEFQLTSCLDRLRQEEGFVGCLVRGRRYDIGNPAAYRQSVIDFASA
- a CDS encoding DUF438 domain-containing protein → MNELIANDRQRKQLLKHMILQLHKGAAPEAVRQQLADLMGQVPYEDVVAVEQELIAEGLPTEEVLKLCDIHGAVLKGQIDDSGARTAPEGHPVHTFIQENRALQLEMAALEALFARAAEGYSTDLIYEIADHFNALAEVDKHYRRKEYLLFPILEQKGITGPPTVMWGKHDEARAKLKAAREALQALTRTDQEALADSIDLLLRPAADAVAEMIYKEEQILFPMCLDSFTEGEWARIQAGSAEIGYSLFAPSAVWTPAPESLAAEGTAERAATALGTALTGRIQLPTGSFSLEELTAVMSTLPFDITFVDAEDTVRFYSEGRERVFERNLAVIGRKVQLCHPPKSMHIVQQILDDFRSGRRSRAPFWLTVGGKFVHIEYFALRNAAGDYLGTLEVTQDLTGKRQLTGDQRLLSYAKE
- a CDS encoding 4Fe-4S binding protein; amino-acid sequence: MKSRPLSPQRIRRIVQWGFLLLILWIGVQFVRFVHQAGGTGPITVTRPPGVEAFLPISALISLKYWLLTGHFTTIHPASLVLLLIIAATAVVLKKGFCGWVCPFGLLSEYLGRIHLWIFGRPRRLPRWLDYPLRGVKYLLLGFFAYAIFWGMDTNALAAFLDTPYNRAADIKMYLFFAHASAVTLKVLAALVLLSILVRHFWCRYLCPYGALLGLLSGLSPLKIHRKAESCIDCGKCTRVCPADIKVDKARTVWSDECNGCLQCVDACPVRETLQLSVTERGGILPRRWYPLVLLLLFAAGIGAARLAGRWHSSISTEEYRQHIRNINRPVYNHFRGQTPPSVPGPAPAAPGQPESLIHHPNEPLKGVPHE